The Brachyspira hyodysenteriae ATCC 27164 genome includes a window with the following:
- the selA gene encoding L-seryl-tRNA(Sec) selenium transferase — translation MNNKFNLIQTNAVLEDESIKPYYKIISRPIAADIIRETLEKLRTQLKNNPELQYDKKDIIKLCEIEIKKKANLPIKKVINATGTIMHTNLGRSPIDAEVWDSVRELNINSNNLEYNINNEARGIRGEFVYSLLSKLTGAEDALVVNNNAAAVFLILKTLASNKEVIVSRGEQVQIGGGFRIPDILKEASAKLIEVGTTNIVDIKDYEEAITENTAMILKVHTSNFKIRGFVKYPSLKKLRETIPDNIALVYDEGAGIFDESMSEEEHVKSALKSGADLVCFSGDKMFSSVQAGIIVGKKKYIEKIYKHPLMRAFRCGKTVLSILEKSIIKRLNTEANFKGYCETLLSIDKEIIKQKALKIIENIDGFEVVEEYIETGGGAMPDNFYPSYAISFKPKNIKSVIKFMHNLDVPIIPKVKKDSVLIYIITINDEDINYIKEVLIKIKDNYF, via the coding sequence ATGAATAATAAATTTAATCTAATACAAACTAATGCTGTATTAGAAGATGAATCTATAAAACCATATTATAAAATTATTTCTCGCCCAATTGCAGCAGATATTATAAGAGAAACATTAGAAAAATTAAGAACTCAATTAAAAAATAATCCTGAATTACAATATGATAAGAAAGATATAATTAAGTTATGTGAAATTGAAATAAAAAAGAAAGCAAATCTGCCAATAAAAAAAGTTATAAATGCTACTGGAACTATAATGCATACAAATTTAGGAAGATCCCCAATAGATGCAGAAGTTTGGGATAGCGTAAGAGAATTAAATATTAACAGTAATAATCTTGAATATAATATTAATAATGAAGCAAGAGGAATAAGAGGAGAATTTGTATACTCTCTTTTAAGTAAATTAACAGGTGCAGAAGATGCTTTGGTAGTTAATAATAATGCTGCTGCAGTATTTTTAATATTAAAAACTTTAGCAAGTAATAAAGAAGTAATAGTATCAAGAGGCGAACAGGTACAAATAGGCGGAGGCTTTAGAATACCTGATATATTAAAGGAAGCATCAGCAAAACTTATAGAAGTCGGCACTACTAATATAGTGGATATTAAAGATTATGAAGAAGCTATAACAGAAAATACTGCTATGATACTTAAAGTGCATACTTCAAATTTTAAAATAAGAGGCTTTGTAAAATATCCTTCATTAAAAAAGTTAAGAGAAACTATACCTGATAATATAGCATTAGTTTATGATGAGGGAGCCGGAATATTTGATGAAAGTATGAGCGAAGAGGAACATGTAAAATCTGCATTAAAAAGCGGTGCTGATTTGGTATGCTTTTCAGGCGATAAAATGTTTTCAAGTGTTCAGGCTGGAATCATAGTAGGAAAGAAAAAATATATAGAAAAAATATACAAACATCCTTTAATGAGAGCTTTCAGATGCGGAAAAACAGTACTGTCAATATTAGAAAAAAGTATCATAAAAAGATTGAATACTGAAGCTAATTTCAAAGGATACTGTGAAACTTTATTGAGTATAGATAAAGAAATAATAAAACAAAAGGCTTTAAAAATTATAGAAAATATTGACGGCTTTGAAGTTGTTGAAGAATATATAGAAACAGGAGGCGGTGCTATGCCTGATAATTTTTATCCGTCTTATGCGATAAGTTTTAAGCCTAAAAATATAAAGTCTGTAATTAAATTTATGCATAATTTAGATGTACCTATTATACCAAAAGTAAAAAAGGATTCAGTGCTTATATATATAATAACTATAAATGATGAAGATATAAATTACATAAAAGAAGTTTTAATAAAAATAAAAGATAATTATTTTTAA
- a CDS encoding ankyrin repeat domain-containing protein, producing MKKRFILITLIFINIISCNDSKNKKDVYSSEINNSVTNNIETNYIIDNTSSDNKNILETNNLYTDDIYDGYASNEDDIYELLTKLNEYELLAIEELESVKDTDSLDAWQSEYTKESPLIFACQYFPTEEKAIELISYGADIDERADYGYTPLMEASSRGYLKLVKELIKNGADVNIMRYEQDDALSCAVLSTNKNSTKIVEELLNAGAVAYRDYPIPDSEDETVTIIDKFFDYSCDAEKFKLLAEAGADIENSYFGIPVIAMAVQKDCIDIVKYLVSKGIDPAMNYTDYRNIEFSLLNETFDNKTTDIAEYLIKNGADVNSQSTMDPYSKETQNLIFTAIEEDNIELVKLLIEYGADTSAVNKEGKTIFDIAKEKGYNEIEQLKK from the coding sequence ATGAAAAAGAGATTTATTTTAATAACTTTGATATTTATTAATATCATTAGCTGTAATGACAGTAAAAATAAAAAAGATGTGTATAGTTCAGAAATTAATAATTCAGTAACTAACAATATAGAAACCAATTATATCATTGATAATACTTCTAGTGATAATAAAAATATTTTAGAAACTAATAATTTATATACAGATGATATTTATGATGGATATGCATCTAATGAAGATGATATATATGAATTACTTACAAAATTAAATGAATATGAATTACTTGCTATTGAAGAACTTGAATCTGTAAAAGATACAGATTCTTTAGATGCTTGGCAGTCAGAATATACTAAGGAATCGCCATTAATATTTGCATGTCAATATTTTCCTACAGAAGAAAAGGCCATTGAATTGATTTCTTACGGAGCAGATATAGATGAACGTGCTGATTATGGATATACTCCATTAATGGAGGCTTCTTCTAGAGGATATTTAAAACTTGTAAAAGAATTAATAAAAAATGGTGCTGATGTTAATATAATGCGCTATGAACAAGATGATGCTTTATCATGTGCTGTACTTTCTACTAATAAAAACAGTACAAAAATAGTTGAGGAATTGCTAAATGCTGGTGCTGTTGCTTACAGAGATTATCCCATTCCAGATAGCGAAGATGAAACAGTAACTATAATAGATAAGTTCTTTGATTATAGTTGTGATGCAGAAAAGTTTAAACTTCTTGCAGAGGCTGGTGCTGATATTGAAAACTCTTATTTTGGTATACCAGTAATAGCTATGGCTGTTCAAAAGGATTGTATTGATATAGTAAAATATTTAGTATCTAAAGGTATTGATCCTGCTATGAATTATACGGATTATAGAAATATAGAATTTTCATTGCTTAATGAAACATTTGATAATAAAACTACTGATATAGCTGAATATTTAATAAAGAATGGAGCTGATGTAAATTCTCAAAGTACAATGGATCCTTACAGCAAAGAAACTCAAAACTTAATATTTACCGCTATTGAAGAAGATAATATAGAATTGGTAAAATTACTTATAGAATATGGAGCAGATACTTCAGCAGTAAACAAAGAAGGTAAAACTATTTTTGATATAGCTAAAGAAAAAGGTTATAATGAAATAGAGCAGCTTAAAAAATAG
- the selB gene encoding selenocysteine-specific translation elongation factor, whose translation MNKIIGTAGHVDHGKSELIKALTGISMMRLPEEQKREMTIDLGFGFFKPNDDITIGVIDVPGHERFIRNMVAGMWSLDLVMLVVCANEGWMNMTEEHAKVALSLGIRNIICVINKIDLVDDDKLKESEEDIKKNLYRIFNKDIEIVKVSALNSINIDFLKDRITDILSNEKYEDDIKTHIYVDRVFSIKGAGLTVTGSLRGGNIKRDDTLIHYPSKKEISIRNIQSYHEDKEIVYSASRIAINIKNIKKEEIRRGHLLCCKEEKVFSTDEIILELINTNDAEYLKKIKNAEFAVGTECLIAQILPIYKNKTYSDKDNKNNKEIDNRFIRLKFNEPISVFWKERGILISHGGSSIIAAGNVFWGEKTNPFIRKRIIDNAGKFLGEVKIEKYNDLFMSVNGYTEANGEIPDYTIKVANFFVKKDYLNSLLERLKNLIENKKEGISFEDIRNYLNINNAFTKVFIDYSVENQILMPFNNIYKKYNEEITLNNSQKILLEKLKKEDLNGLDEKTIRTFTNGMKDIKVLSASKKAMYLDEGIYYHIDVYNRIKKLILQNTKTNDIITIAAVRDKTGLSRKYVLPILNAFEREKLVRREGSERIVL comes from the coding sequence ATGAATAAAATAATAGGAACTGCTGGGCATGTTGATCATGGTAAATCAGAATTAATAAAGGCTTTAACTGGAATTTCTATGATGAGGCTTCCTGAAGAACAGAAAAGGGAAATGACTATTGATTTGGGATTCGGTTTTTTCAAGCCTAATGATGATATTACAATAGGTGTAATAGATGTACCCGGACATGAGAGATTCATAAGAAATATGGTTGCTGGTATGTGGAGCTTGGACTTAGTTATGCTTGTAGTTTGTGCTAATGAAGGCTGGATGAATATGACTGAAGAGCATGCTAAAGTGGCTTTATCTCTTGGCATAAGAAATATAATATGCGTAATTAATAAAATTGATTTGGTTGATGATGATAAATTAAAAGAAAGCGAAGAAGATATTAAAAAAAATCTGTATAGAATATTCAATAAAGATATAGAAATAGTAAAAGTATCAGCCTTAAATAGTATTAATATAGACTTTTTAAAAGATAGAATAACTGATATATTATCAAATGAAAAATATGAAGATGATATAAAAACTCATATTTATGTAGACAGAGTATTTTCTATAAAAGGAGCAGGACTCACAGTTACAGGAAGTCTTAGAGGCGGTAATATAAAAAGAGATGATACTTTGATACATTATCCAAGCAAAAAAGAAATTTCAATAAGAAATATTCAGTCATACCATGAAGATAAAGAAATTGTTTACTCCGCTTCAAGAATAGCTATTAATATAAAAAATATAAAGAAAGAAGAAATAAGAAGAGGGCATTTATTATGCTGTAAGGAAGAAAAAGTATTTTCAACAGATGAAATAATATTAGAGCTTATAAATACAAACGATGCAGAATATCTTAAAAAAATAAAGAACGCTGAATTTGCTGTAGGTACAGAATGCTTGATTGCTCAAATACTTCCTATTTACAAAAACAAAACATATTCTGATAAAGATAATAAAAATAATAAAGAAATAGATAATAGATTCATAAGGTTAAAATTTAATGAGCCTATATCAGTGTTTTGGAAAGAACGCGGTATATTAATAAGCCATGGCGGAAGCAGTATAATAGCAGCAGGCAACGTATTTTGGGGAGAAAAAACTAATCCTTTCATAAGAAAAAGAATAATTGATAATGCCGGCAAGTTTTTGGGAGAAGTAAAAATAGAAAAGTATAATGATTTATTTATGTCAGTGAATGGTTATACTGAAGCTAATGGAGAGATTCCTGATTATACTATTAAAGTTGCAAATTTCTTTGTTAAAAAAGATTATTTAAATAGTTTATTAGAAAGATTAAAAAATCTAATAGAAAATAAAAAAGAAGGCATAAGTTTTGAAGATATAAGAAATTATTTAAATATTAATAATGCATTTACAAAAGTATTTATAGATTATTCAGTTGAAAATCAAATATTAATGCCTTTTAATAATATATACAAAAAATATAATGAAGAAATTACTTTAAATAATTCCCAAAAAATATTGTTAGAAAAATTAAAAAAAGAAGATTTAAACGGATTAGATGAAAAAACTATAAGAACATTTACTAATGGTATGAAAGATATAAAAGTATTATCAGCATCAAAAAAGGCTATGTATCTTGATGAAGGAATATATTATCATATAGATGTTTATAATAGAATAAAAAAACTTATTCTGCAAAATACAAAAACTAATGATATTATCACTATAGCAGCAGTAAGAGATAAAACGGGACTTTCTAGAAAATATGTACTTCCTATATTAAATGCATTTGAAAGAGAAAAATTAGTGAGAAGAGAAGGCAGCGAAAGAATAGTTCTTTGA
- a CDS encoding tRNA-binding protein: protein MDIKDEIKSESNFDNFLALDIRTGTIIEAEDFPKAKRPAYKLKIDFGKLGIKVSSAQITKLYKKEDLIGRRIIAVVNFPKKQIANFFSECLVLGAVKDNGEVVLLTTKEECENGTVIG from the coding sequence ATGGATATTAAAGATGAAATAAAATCTGAATCTAATTTTGATAATTTTTTGGCATTAGATATTAGAACAGGTACTATAATAGAAGCAGAAGATTTTCCAAAAGCTAAAAGACCAGCATACAAATTAAAAATTGATTTTGGTAAATTGGGTATAAAGGTTTCATCAGCACAAATAACTAAATTATATAAAAAAGAAGATTTGATAGGAAGACGCATAATTGCTGTAGTTAATTTTCCAAAAAAACAGATAGCTAACTTTTTTTCGGAGTGTTTAGTTTTAGGTGCTGTAAAAGATAATGGAGAAGTTGTATTATTAACTACAAAAGAAGAATGTGAAAACGGTACGGTTATAGGATAA